GTCGCCGATGGTGTAGACGGGGGTCAGCGCGGACAGCGGGTCCTGGAAGACCATGCCGATGTCCTTGCCGCGGATCTTCGACATGGCGGCGTCGCCGAGGCCGAGCAGTTCGCGCCCGGCGAGCTTGACCGACCCGGCGACCTCGGCGCTCTCGGGGAGCAGCCCGAGTACGGCCATGGACGAGACGGACTTTCCGGAGCCGGACTCGCCGACGATGCCGAGCACCTCGCCCGGACGCACGGCGTAGGAGACGCCGCGTACGGCCTGCACGTCGCCCGCTTCGCTCGGGAAGGAGACCGTCAGATCGCTGACGTCGAGGACGGGCTGCGCCGCGTCGGGAGCCTCGGTGGGCTGGGACGGCCTGGTCTCGGTCACCGTCGGGGTCCTTCCTGGGGCGCGCGGTGCGCGGGGTACTGGTGCTGATGCTGGGGGTGGACGACGCGCTTCACGAGGCGGCGCCCTGGCTGCCGGCGGACGTCTCGGGCTCGTCGGGGCGCGTGCCGGAAGCCGTCGCCTGAGCCGGAAGCACCGCGCCCGTGGCCGGTCGCTGCTGCTTCGGCTGCTTCTTCTTGCGGGGCGAACGTGCCTTTGCGCCCGACGCGTTGGGGTCGAGAGCGTCGCGCAGCCCATCGCCGACGAAGGAGATGGAGACGCCGATCAGCACCAGACAGCCGGCCGGGAAGAAGAACAGCCACGGGTAGGTGGAAGCGTTGGTGGTGTTGTCGGCGATCACCGTGCCGAGGGAGACATCGGGTGCCTGCACGCCGAATCCGAAGTACGACAGGCTGCTCTCGCCGATGACCGCCGCGCCGACCTGGATGACGGTGTCGATGATGAGCATCGAGGCCATGCTGGGCAGGATGTGCCGGAAGATGATGACCGGCGCGGGGACGCCCATGTACTTGGCGGCCTTGACGAACTCACGGTCCTTGAGGGTGAAGGTCATCGAGCGTACGACGCGGCCGGTGACCATCCAGCTGAAGGCGCCGAGCAGGACCACGAAGATCAGCCAGGTGGCGCCGCGGAAGGCGGGCGACAGGACGGCGATGATCAGGAACGAGGGCATCACCAGCAGCAGGTCGACGATCCACATCAGCACCCGGTCGGTCCAGCCGCCGAAGTACGCGGCGAAGGCGCCGACCGTGGCGGCCAGGAAGGTGGAGATGACACCGACGAGAAGGCCGATGATCAGGGACTTCTGGAGACCTCGCATCGTGAGCGAGAAGAGGTCGACGCCGCCTTGCGTGGTGCCCCACCAGTGGTCCTCGGAGGGGCTGGCGAGGAAGTTCATGAAGTCGTGCTGCTGGTAGTCCCACTTGGTGAGGAGCGGGCCGCCGTATGCGCCGAGGAACAGCAGCACCAGCAGGAAAAGTCCGAACAGTGCCAGTCGGTTCCGGGTGAAGCGACGGACCGTCAGCCGCAGCCGGGAGGTACGGGCCTTGGCGGGGCGGCCTTCGGCTTCGGTGGGCGGGACGGGGCCGGGAACCGGTTCGGTCGCGGGGGGCAGCTGGACGCTCATCGCGCGCTCTCCTGAGGGGCGGTGGGGGGGGTGGGGGCCGGTCGGCGACGGGGATACCTCCCAGCGGTGGCTGGGGGTGGGGCACCTCCCAGCGGTGGCTGGGGGAGTCAGCGGACCCGTACGCGCGGATCGAGCGCCGCATACAGCAGATCGGACAGCAGGCCCGCGATCAGCACCAGGACGGCCGTGAACAGCCCGACGGTGGCCACGGAGTTGACGTCCTGCTTGTTGATCGAGTCGACGAGCAGCTCACCCATGCCGTGCCAGCCGAAGGTCTTCTCGGTGAAGGTCGCGCCGGTGAAGAGCAGCACGATGTTGTAGACCAGCAGGGGCACGACGGGCAGGATCGCGGTGCGCAGCCCGTGTTTGACCAGGGCCTTTCGGC
This Streptomyces decoyicus DNA region includes the following protein-coding sequences:
- a CDS encoding ABC transporter permease — its product is MSVQLPPATEPVPGPVPPTEAEGRPAKARTSRLRLTVRRFTRNRLALFGLFLLVLLFLGAYGGPLLTKWDYQQHDFMNFLASPSEDHWWGTTQGGVDLFSLTMRGLQKSLIIGLLVGVISTFLAATVGAFAAYFGGWTDRVLMWIVDLLLVMPSFLIIAVLSPAFRGATWLIFVVLLGAFSWMVTGRVVRSMTFTLKDREFVKAAKYMGVPAPVIIFRHILPSMASMLIIDTVIQVGAAVIGESSLSYFGFGVQAPDVSLGTVIADNTTNASTYPWLFFFPAGCLVLIGVSISFVGDGLRDALDPNASGAKARSPRKKKQPKQQRPATGAVLPAQATASGTRPDEPETSAGSQGAAS